A section of the Bacillus sp. HSf4 genome encodes:
- a CDS encoding LXG domain-containing protein: MKTLDVQAFQNGLDKTLTELKNQESDIAKVKQSVKGITSLDDALKGAGGEAIRSFYEECHTTFLLFYESFISDYKGILEKTKSALQSLEPTENGFISQSFLEHELHDGVSQAESLTARLTAKANMTMLTVKNIVDLPDLDDSAVNENAKKAQRQISETIEKLHTFDREQTNALKNAREDLDTMKQYIEQLEKMYTGPKIEISQYKSGSILEAPNDSTINQASGGLQGGVQDTGETPMEKMLGRFREKDEEGKIDDAAKEEFPFEVDLTYPVASAGSLYGTTTAATDFGKSVKHVKKDGVKIERKVKFKKDGTELRRYKVKNGEAIGLKGKSYDESWIKSQVKAGNNPEIAKLTRPSSAFKSAMKSKLGWAGVAITTGEDLIHNINDDAPIEKTVGDATVDVGIGAATLGVGAVASALLIAGGAPVIAAAGVSLMATIGISELLGGVKWGKDKKSITDMAKDSVESGLKTVAGWFK; this comes from the coding sequence TTGAAAACACTAGATGTTCAGGCATTTCAAAACGGCCTTGACAAGACGCTGACTGAATTAAAAAACCAGGAAAGCGACATTGCCAAAGTCAAACAAAGCGTCAAAGGCATCACATCCCTTGACGACGCCTTAAAAGGCGCGGGAGGCGAAGCGATCCGTTCCTTCTATGAAGAGTGCCACACCACTTTTCTTCTTTTTTATGAATCTTTTATCTCCGACTATAAAGGAATTTTAGAAAAGACGAAAAGCGCCCTCCAATCCTTGGAGCCAACCGAAAACGGCTTTATCTCGCAAAGCTTTCTCGAACACGAACTCCATGACGGTGTCAGCCAAGCCGAATCGCTGACAGCCAGACTCACGGCAAAAGCCAATATGACAATGCTAACCGTCAAAAACATCGTCGACCTGCCCGATCTCGACGACTCCGCCGTCAACGAAAACGCCAAAAAAGCCCAACGACAAATCAGCGAGACGATCGAAAAGCTCCACACCTTCGACCGCGAACAGACAAACGCGCTGAAAAACGCGCGAGAAGACCTGGACACGATGAAGCAGTACATCGAGCAACTGGAGAAGATGTATACGGGGCCGAAGATTGAAATCTCTCAATATAAAAGCGGATCGATCCTCGAAGCGCCAAACGACTCAACAATCAATCAGGCTTCCGGCGGCTTGCAAGGCGGAGTGCAAGACACCGGCGAAACACCGATGGAAAAGATGCTTGGGCGCTTTAGAGAAAAAGACGAAGAAGGCAAAATTGATGACGCGGCAAAAGAAGAATTTCCGTTTGAAGTCGATTTGACGTATCCTGTAGCTAGTGCAGGAAGTTTGTATGGGACGACTACTGCTGCGACGGATTTTGGGAAGAGTGTGAAGCATGTTAAGAAAGATGGAGTAAAGATTGAGAGAAAAGTAAAATTCAAAAAAGATGGAACAGAATTAAGACGTTATAAAGTGAAAAACGGAGAAGCCATAGGACTAAAAGGGAAAAGTTATGATGAATCATGGATAAAATCCCAGGTGAAGGCTGGTAACAACCCTGAAATTGCAAAATTAACTCGTCCCTCATCTGCTTTCAAAAGCGCTATGAAAAGCAAGCTCGGCTGGGCAGGCGTTGCCATTACAACTGGCGAAGACCTTATTCATAATATCAATGATGATGCTCCTATTGAAAAAACGGTTGGCGATGCTACTGTTGACGTGGGAATAGGTGCCGCGACACTAGGGGTAGGTGCTGTAGCCAGTGCGTTATTAATTGCGGGTGGAGCCCCTGTTATAGCGGCTGCTGGTGTATCACTTATGGCTACAATCGGTATATCTGAACTTCTAGGCGGAGTTAAATGGGGTAAGGACAAAAAAAGCATAACCGATATGGCAAAAGATTCTGTAGAATCTGGTTTAAAAACAGTAGCAGGGTGGTTTAAATAA
- a CDS encoding non-oxidative hydroxyarylic acid decarboxylases subunit B, with the protein MKIIVGITGATGAIFGVRMLEWLKKADIETHLVISPWAGATIQHETGYTIKDLEMLASFTYSHKDQAARISSGSFQTDGMIVAPCSMKTLAAIRTGLADNLLTRSADVMLKERKKLILLTRETPLNQIHLENMLELSRIGAVILPPMPAFYNHPQNLTEMVDHIVFRTLDQFGIHLSDAKRWEGMKQAK; encoded by the coding sequence ATGAAGATCATCGTCGGTATCACGGGCGCGACCGGCGCCATTTTTGGCGTGCGGATGCTGGAGTGGCTGAAAAAAGCCGACATCGAGACACATCTTGTCATCTCACCATGGGCAGGGGCCACAATCCAGCATGAAACAGGATACACCATAAAAGATTTGGAAATGCTTGCGTCTTTTACATACTCGCATAAAGACCAGGCAGCCCGTATTTCAAGCGGTTCCTTTCAAACAGACGGTATGATAGTAGCGCCGTGCAGCATGAAAACATTGGCGGCGATCCGCACCGGTCTGGCGGATAATCTTCTGACCCGTTCGGCGGACGTGATGCTGAAGGAACGGAAAAAGCTCATCCTTTTAACGAGGGAAACCCCGCTGAATCAAATTCACCTTGAAAACATGCTTGAACTATCGCGAATCGGCGCGGTCATTCTTCCGCCCATGCCGGCTTTTTATAACCATCCCCAAAACTTGACCGAAATGGTCGACCATATCGTATTCCGGACGCTGGACCAATTTGGCATCCATCTGTCCGATGCGAAGCGCTGGGAAGGGATGAAACAGGCAAAATAA
- a CDS encoding YwqI/YxiC family protein — MSQEIKVNSGEVKHTLSQLKHSAQGIKSSVPTDISGKNHLDVVKKIEGMNKDLQKLTKAYASALSKQIIQTESAVETMKDTDKKLASSIKTK; from the coding sequence ATGAGCCAAGAAATCAAAGTCAATTCCGGTGAAGTCAAGCACACACTCTCACAGCTGAAGCATTCCGCACAGGGAATCAAGTCGAGCGTACCGACAGACATCAGCGGCAAAAACCATCTCGATGTCGTCAAAAAAATCGAAGGCATGAACAAAGATTTACAAAAGCTGACAAAAGCCTACGCTTCGGCTCTCTCCAAACAAATCATCCAAACCGAATCAGCGGTAGAGACGATGAAAGATACAGACAAAAAGCTGGCATCATCCATTAAAACGAAGTAG
- a CDS encoding non-oxidative hydroxyarylic acid decarboxylases subunit C gives MAFQDFRDFLNTLKKEGQLLEVQEEVKPEPDLGAAARAANNLGDKSPALLFNNIYGYNNAQIALNVIGSWPNHALMLGLPKDTPVKEQFFEFARRYDQFPVKVQREETAPFHENEITEDINLFEILPLFRINQGDGGFYLDKACVISRDVEDPEHFGKQNVGMYRLQVKGKDRLGIQPVPQHDIAIHLRQAEERGENLPVTIALGCEPVIATAASTPLLYDQSEYEMAGALQGEPYKIVQSKLSDLDIPWGAEVVLEGEILAGEREYEGPFGEFTGHYSGGRSMPIIKIKRVCHRNNPIFEHLYLGMPWTEVDYMVGINTCVPLYQQLKEAYPNEIVAVNAMYTHGLIAIVSTKSRYGGFAKAVGMRALTTPHGLGYCKMVIVVDEDVDPFNLPQVMWAISTKMHPKHDAVIIPDLSVLALDPGSEPAGITHKMILDATTPVAPETRGHYSQPLDSPVNTQEWEKKLMDLLNR, from the coding sequence ATGGCATTTCAAGACTTTAGGGACTTTTTAAACACATTGAAAAAAGAAGGGCAGCTTCTTGAAGTTCAGGAAGAGGTGAAGCCGGAACCCGATTTGGGAGCCGCTGCACGCGCCGCCAACAACCTCGGAGACAAATCACCCGCTCTTTTATTCAACAACATTTACGGCTATAACAACGCGCAAATCGCGCTGAATGTCATCGGCTCCTGGCCGAACCACGCGTTAATGCTCGGCCTTCCGAAAGACACACCTGTCAAAGAACAATTTTTCGAATTTGCCCGCCGCTATGACCAGTTTCCTGTGAAGGTTCAACGCGAAGAAACGGCGCCGTTTCATGAGAATGAAATCACGGAGGATATCAACCTGTTTGAGATCCTGCCGCTTTTCCGCATCAATCAGGGCGACGGCGGTTTTTATTTGGACAAAGCTTGCGTCATTTCCAGAGATGTCGAGGATCCGGAACACTTCGGCAAGCAAAATGTCGGCATGTACAGACTGCAAGTAAAAGGAAAAGACCGTCTCGGCATTCAGCCCGTCCCGCAGCATGACATTGCGATCCACCTGCGTCAGGCGGAAGAACGCGGCGAAAACCTGCCGGTCACGATCGCGCTCGGCTGTGAACCAGTCATTGCGACGGCGGCGTCCACACCGCTCTTATACGATCAATCAGAATACGAAATGGCAGGAGCCTTGCAAGGTGAACCTTATAAAATCGTTCAATCAAAACTGTCCGACCTCGATATTCCATGGGGAGCGGAAGTGGTTCTCGAAGGTGAAATCCTGGCGGGTGAACGCGAGTATGAAGGTCCGTTCGGCGAATTTACGGGACACTATTCCGGCGGCCGCAGCATGCCGATCATCAAAATCAAACGCGTCTGCCATCGCAACAACCCGATTTTTGAACACCTTTATTTAGGCATGCCTTGGACAGAAGTCGACTACATGGTCGGCATTAATACATGTGTGCCGCTTTACCAGCAGCTAAAAGAGGCATATCCGAATGAAATTGTCGCGGTAAACGCGATGTATACGCACGGCTTGATCGCCATTGTATCAACGAAAAGCCGCTACGGCGGTTTCGCTAAAGCGGTCGGCATGCGCGCGCTGACGACCCCCCACGGCCTTGGCTACTGCAAAATGGTGATCGTTGTTGACGAAGACGTCGATCCGTTTAACCTCCCGCAAGTGATGTGGGCAATATCAACGAAAATGCATCCAAAACACGATGCAGTCATCATCCCGGATTTATCTGTTCTGGCGCTTGATCCAGGTTCTGAACCAGCGGGTATCACCCACAAAATGATCTTGGACGCCACAACACCTGTTGCACCGGAAACAAGAGGGCATTATTCGCAGCCGCTCGATTCCCCTGTTAACACGCAGGAATGGGAAAAGAAATTAATGGATTTATTAAATCGATAA
- a CDS encoding amino acid permease, with the protein MKSRHLFMISLGGVIGTGFFLGTGYTINEAGPIGAILSYLAGGMIMYFTMLCLGELAVAMPVSGSFQTYATKFIGPATGFAVGWIYWLGWSVTCALEFLSAGQLMKRWFPDVDVWVWCLIFGALLFSLNALSAKAFGESEFWLSGIKIIVILLFIILGGGAMFGLIDMEGGQPAPFFSNLIGDGIFPNGFGALFITMITVNFAFQGTELIGIAAGESEDPEKTVPRSIKQTVWRTLVFFGLSVFVLAGLIPWEKAGVVESPFVVVFEQIGIPYAADLMNFVILIALLSVANSGLYASTRMLYSLANEGMAASALRKVNKRGIPMNALLITLGFAGLSLISSVVAAETLYIWLLSLAGLSAQVGWITITISQLLFRRQYIKEGGRVEDLKFKTPFYPFLPLAGFILNSAVLVSLAFDSEQRMALYCGALFMAACYVVYHFFVKKRQTKQQPLERTAQQNRMNDEVVVDE; encoded by the coding sequence ATGAAGTCACGGCACCTGTTTATGATCTCGCTTGGAGGCGTGATCGGGACGGGGTTTTTCCTGGGAACGGGCTATACCATCAATGAAGCGGGGCCGATCGGAGCAATCCTTTCCTACCTGGCCGGCGGAATGATCATGTATTTCACAATGCTCTGCCTTGGTGAACTGGCAGTGGCCATGCCGGTCTCAGGCTCGTTTCAAACATATGCGACGAAGTTTATCGGACCCGCCACAGGATTTGCCGTTGGCTGGATCTACTGGCTCGGCTGGTCGGTCACCTGCGCATTGGAGTTTCTTTCGGCGGGACAGCTCATGAAAAGGTGGTTTCCTGATGTCGACGTCTGGGTCTGGTGTTTGATTTTCGGAGCGCTGCTTTTTTCGCTCAATGCGCTCTCTGCAAAGGCTTTTGGAGAATCCGAATTTTGGCTGTCCGGGATCAAGATCATCGTTATCCTTCTTTTCATCATTCTCGGCGGCGGCGCCATGTTTGGCCTGATCGACATGGAAGGCGGACAGCCTGCGCCGTTTTTCTCCAATTTGATTGGGGATGGCATATTTCCGAACGGTTTCGGCGCCCTATTTATCACGATGATTACGGTCAACTTTGCTTTCCAGGGTACAGAGCTGATCGGAATCGCGGCGGGTGAAAGCGAAGACCCGGAAAAGACGGTGCCCCGCTCGATCAAACAGACGGTATGGCGGACACTGGTCTTTTTCGGTTTGTCTGTCTTTGTGCTTGCGGGTTTGATACCGTGGGAAAAAGCCGGTGTTGTTGAAAGTCCTTTTGTCGTTGTGTTTGAACAGATTGGCATTCCGTATGCAGCCGATTTGATGAACTTTGTCATTTTGATCGCTTTATTATCAGTGGCGAATTCGGGTTTGTACGCTTCGACACGGATGCTGTACTCCTTGGCGAACGAAGGAATGGCGGCTTCAGCTTTAAGGAAGGTCAATAAACGGGGCATTCCGATGAACGCGCTGTTGATCACCCTCGGCTTCGCCGGGCTGTCGCTTATTTCAAGTGTCGTCGCCGCTGAAACGCTGTATATTTGGCTGCTGTCGCTCGCCGGATTAAGCGCGCAAGTCGGCTGGATCACGATTACCATTTCACAGCTGCTGTTTCGAAGACAATATATAAAAGAAGGCGGAAGGGTGGAGGATTTGAAATTTAAAACGCCTTTCTATCCCTTTTTGCCGTTGGCCGGCTTTATTTTAAACAGCGCGGTACTTGTGAGCCTGGCCTTTGATTCAGAGCAGCGAATGGCCTTGTATTGCGGTGCATTGTTTATGGCGGCCTGCTATGTTGTGTATCATTTCTTTGTGAAAAAACGACAGACAAAACAACAGCCGTTAGAAAGAACGGCGCAGCAAAATCGAATGAATGATGAGGTGGTTGTTGATGAATAA
- a CDS encoding DUF5082 family protein — protein sequence MIIWEKTVLYGMQGTLVIKKEQLKELKHCKSELTNIKEEFSDSKSSIKKPGLSSTTWQGSLADSFKSVRSDMKTAYNDIYGKQLNEVFKKLNERINSLNDEIHSLGQDISSLKKKIEKLEKEEKQSRH from the coding sequence ATGATCATCTGGGAAAAAACGGTCCTGTATGGTATGCAGGGTACACTTGTCATCAAAAAAGAACAGCTGAAAGAGCTGAAACATTGCAAATCTGAATTAACAAATATAAAAGAAGAATTCTCCGATTCGAAAAGCAGCATCAAAAAGCCCGGTCTGTCTTCGACGACATGGCAGGGCAGCCTTGCCGATTCTTTTAAAAGCGTCAGAAGCGATATGAAAACAGCCTACAATGATATTTACGGCAAACAATTGAATGAGGTGTTTAAAAAATTAAACGAGCGCATCAACTCTTTAAACGATGAAATACATTCACTCGGTCAAGATATCAGCTCATTAAAAAAGAAAATTGAGAAGCTGGAAAAAGAAGAAAAACAATCGCGACATTAA
- a CDS encoding LysR family transcriptional regulator: MDIRQLKYFVTIAKEGKITTAAKKLHIAQPPLSRQLKQMEEELGVVLFDRNKKKSLTLTYEGEVFLKRAKEILHKLEDSILEVRELHEEVNGTLSVGSTIYCAALLLSKVSEIREMYPHLMFNIWEGEPMRLRELLESRQIDAAITTTPFHSKNIETKSLPDIPCKLVLPVNQSYGLTREAELNDISGLPLILLRPTHGKGIYDEVVQTFQRSGVEPTVVCECHDSTTLLSLVTSGFGATILPLSMLPEHFAKHVQTLEIKDNPFILTPSVVWRADSFLPKPVKEFLALF, translated from the coding sequence ATGGATATCCGTCAATTAAAATACTTTGTCACGATTGCCAAGGAAGGAAAAATCACAACGGCTGCAAAGAAGCTTCATATTGCACAGCCGCCTTTAAGCAGACAGCTCAAGCAAATGGAAGAGGAGTTGGGGGTTGTGTTGTTTGACCGCAACAAAAAGAAGAGCTTGACGCTGACGTATGAAGGAGAGGTGTTTCTAAAGCGGGCGAAGGAGATTTTGCATAAACTTGAGGATTCCATCCTGGAGGTGCGGGAGTTGCACGAAGAAGTCAATGGAACGCTTTCCGTCGGCTCAACAATTTACTGTGCGGCACTCCTTTTGTCCAAAGTCTCAGAGATCAGAGAGATGTATCCGCATTTAATGTTTAACATTTGGGAGGGCGAACCGATGCGCCTGAGAGAACTGCTGGAAAGCCGGCAGATTGATGCGGCGATTACGACAACGCCTTTTCACAGCAAAAATATCGAAACAAAAAGCCTCCCCGATATTCCCTGCAAGCTGGTTCTCCCCGTCAATCAATCGTACGGACTAACGAGGGAAGCCGAGCTGAACGACATTTCCGGCCTGCCGCTCATTTTACTCAGACCGACGCACGGCAAAGGGATTTATGATGAGGTCGTACAAACCTTTCAAAGATCCGGTGTAGAGCCGACTGTCGTCTGCGAATGCCATGATTCAACGACACTGCTCAGCCTTGTCACGTCGGGATTCGGAGCGACGATTTTGCCTTTATCCATGCTTCCCGAGCATTTTGCCAAACACGTTCAGACGCTGGAGATTAAAGACAACCCGTTTATTTTGACGCCGTCCGTTGTCTGGCGGGCCGACAGCTTTCTGCCGAAGCCTGTAAAGGAATTTTTGGCTTTGTTTTGA
- a CDS encoding substrate-binding domain-containing protein, with product MKKLLVVYAVMLCLFFLYVYDYSKSDQAGSTARESGPLTGSLSEKYVMVTFQSGIEYWKSGLKGFEDAAQLFNVSVEYRGAARYDVHEQTTVLEQVIAKKPAGIAVSAIDPEALNPVINKACEQGIPIVLFDSDAPFSKAPTYIGTNNREAGAAAAEQMAGLLNEKGETAVITQPRQYNQQERTKGFNKTIEQRYPHMKVSAVLDGKGDELTSKKEAEKILQKNPNIKGIFTTEANGASGVAQAVKAAGLEGKVQVIGFDKDKKTLDGIKDGTIAATLGQDTWQMGYWSLHMLFFLSRHLKRADSLPASIDTGITIITKKNVEDYYAND from the coding sequence ATGAAAAAGCTGCTGGTTGTTTATGCGGTCATGCTTTGTTTGTTTTTTCTTTACGTATACGATTATTCCAAGAGCGACCAAGCCGGTTCCACCGCGCGGGAAAGCGGTCCTTTAACAGGAAGTCTCTCGGAAAAGTATGTGATGGTGACGTTTCAGTCAGGCATTGAATATTGGAAAAGCGGTTTGAAAGGCTTTGAGGATGCTGCACAGCTTTTCAACGTCTCTGTCGAATACCGGGGGGCGGCCCGTTACGATGTTCATGAGCAGACAACTGTGCTCGAACAGGTGATCGCGAAGAAGCCGGCGGGGATCGCCGTTTCCGCGATCGATCCCGAGGCTTTGAACCCCGTTATTAATAAAGCCTGTGAGCAGGGCATTCCGATCGTTTTGTTTGATTCGGACGCTCCTTTCAGCAAAGCGCCGACATATATCGGCACGAATAACAGGGAAGCGGGCGCTGCCGCGGCTGAACAAATGGCCGGGCTCTTGAACGAAAAAGGCGAAACCGCCGTCATCACCCAGCCGCGCCAATATAATCAGCAGGAGCGGACGAAAGGTTTTAACAAAACGATCGAACAACGATATCCGCACATGAAAGTGTCCGCTGTTTTGGACGGAAAAGGGGATGAATTGACATCGAAAAAAGAGGCGGAAAAGATTTTGCAAAAAAATCCGAACATCAAAGGGATTTTCACGACCGAAGCGAATGGAGCGAGCGGGGTGGCGCAGGCCGTAAAAGCGGCGGGCCTCGAAGGAAAAGTCCAGGTCATAGGCTTTGATAAAGATAAAAAAACGCTGGACGGCATTAAAGACGGAACGATTGCCGCCACCCTCGGGCAGGATACATGGCAGATGGGCTACTGGTCGCTTCATATGCTGTTTTTCTTAAGCCGCCATTTAAAAAGGGCGGATTCACTCCCGGCATCGATCGACACCGGGATCACCATCATTACGAAAAAAAATGTGGAAGATTACTATGCGAATGATTAA
- a CDS encoding DUF4176 domain-containing protein, which produces MAENNLLPSGSIVLLQGGSKKLMIYGRKQIVVSEDPKMFDYIGVFYPEGYINPDYTFAFNHSDIEKVIFEGYQDEEEIEFQQVLAEAIND; this is translated from the coding sequence ATGGCCGAAAATAACTTACTGCCCTCCGGCTCAATCGTCTTACTTCAAGGTGGATCAAAAAAATTAATGATCTACGGAAGAAAACAGATCGTTGTCAGCGAGGATCCAAAAATGTTTGACTATATCGGCGTTTTCTACCCTGAAGGCTACATTAATCCCGACTACACCTTTGCTTTTAACCATTCAGACATTGAGAAAGTAATTTTCGAAGGCTACCAAGACGAAGAAGAAATCGAGTTTCAGCAAGTTCTGGCTGAAGCGATTAATGATTGA
- a CDS encoding non-oxidative hydroxyarylic acid decarboxylases subunit D, whose translation MHTCPRCNLKKAETVSKSPVEGAWEVYQCQHCFFTWRSSEPETITNPEKYNPAFKIDPSEVETAVHVPAIPDRKI comes from the coding sequence ATGCATACATGTCCGCGCTGCAATTTAAAAAAAGCGGAAACCGTCAGCAAGTCTCCCGTCGAAGGAGCATGGGAAGTTTATCAATGCCAGCATTGTTTTTTCACATGGAGATCGTCAGAACCCGAAACGATCACCAATCCTGAAAAATACAATCCGGCCTTTAAAATCGACCCTTCTGAAGTCGAAACAGCCGTACACGTGCCGGCGATTCCAGACCGGAAAATCTAA
- a CDS encoding ornithine--oxo-acid transaminase — translation MAVLSKSEEIMKKTAHYGANNYHPLPIVISEAEGAWVKDPEGNRYMDMLSAYSAVNQGHRHPKIIQALKNQADKITLTSRAFHNDQLGPFYEKVASLTKKDMVLPMNTGAEAVESAVKAARRWAYDVKGVADNQAEIIACAGNFHGRTMLAVSLSSEAEYKRGFGPMLPGIKLIPYGDAEALKNAITANTAAFLFEPIQGEAGIVIPPEGFLQQAAEICKENNVLFIADEIQSGLGRTGKMFACDWEGIVPDMYILGKALGGGVFPISCIAANRDVLGVFNPGSHGSTFGGNPLACAVSIAALDVLEDECLAERSLELGEYFKEKLLQIDNPSIKEVRGRGLFIGVELTEAARPYCEHLKEEGLLCKETHETVIRFAPPLVISKEDLDWAIEKITRVLSK, via the coding sequence ATGGCGGTTTTATCAAAGTCCGAAGAAATTATGAAGAAAACGGCACATTACGGCGCAAACAACTATCATCCGCTGCCGATCGTGATTTCCGAAGCGGAAGGTGCATGGGTGAAAGATCCTGAAGGAAACCGGTACATGGATATGCTTAGCGCCTATTCCGCTGTCAACCAGGGGCACAGGCATCCGAAAATTATTCAGGCGCTGAAAAATCAAGCCGATAAGATTACGTTGACATCAAGGGCTTTTCACAATGATCAACTCGGTCCTTTCTATGAAAAAGTGGCATCATTGACGAAAAAAGACATGGTTCTGCCGATGAATACAGGCGCAGAAGCGGTTGAGTCAGCGGTCAAAGCGGCGCGGCGCTGGGCTTATGATGTAAAAGGCGTGGCCGACAATCAAGCGGAAATCATCGCGTGTGCAGGCAATTTTCACGGCCGTACGATGCTGGCTGTATCCCTTTCATCTGAAGCGGAATATAAGCGCGGCTTCGGCCCGATGCTTCCCGGTATTAAGCTGATTCCTTACGGAGATGCAGAAGCGTTGAAAAACGCGATTACAGCGAATACAGCCGCTTTCTTATTCGAGCCGATTCAAGGCGAGGCGGGCATCGTCATTCCGCCGGAAGGCTTTTTACAACAGGCGGCGGAGATCTGTAAAGAAAACAATGTGCTGTTTATCGCTGATGAAATCCAGTCCGGACTTGGGCGCACAGGTAAGATGTTCGCCTGCGATTGGGAAGGCATTGTTCCGGACATGTACATTTTAGGAAAAGCGCTCGGCGGCGGAGTGTTTCCGATCTCATGTATCGCGGCGAACCGCGATGTACTCGGCGTCTTTAACCCTGGCTCCCACGGCTCGACCTTCGGCGGAAACCCGCTGGCATGCGCCGTCTCCATCGCCGCGCTTGACGTCCTGGAAGATGAATGTCTTGCTGAACGCTCTTTAGAGCTTGGCGAATATTTTAAAGAAAAGCTGCTGCAAATCGATAATCCAAGCATTAAAGAAGTGCGCGGCAGAGGACTTTTCATCGGAGTGGAGCTGACGGAAGCTGCGCGCCCATATTGCGAACACTTAAAAGAAGAAGGGCTGCTGTGCAAAGAAACGCATGAGACCGTCATTCGGTTTGCGCCTCCTTTGGTCATCTCCAAAGAGGACCTCGATTGGGCCATTGAAAAGATTACCCGTGTTTTGTCGAAATAA
- the rocF gene encoding arginase has product MNKHVSLIGMPMDLGQARRGVDMGPSAIRYAHLVERVSDLGYDIKDLGDVPINRDQPKGDKGLKNLISVLEGNQQLAGIVDNVVEQGRFPLVLGGDHSIAIGTLAGVAKHYKQLGVIWYDAHGDLNTLETSPSGNIHGMPLAVSLGVGDEKLVNLHGYAPKIKPEHVVIIGARSLDEGERKYIRETGMKVYTMHEIDRMGMTKVIEETIEYLTANCDGIHLSLDLDGLDPSDAPGVGTPVVGGISYRESHLAMEMLHDADIITSAEFVEVNPILDYKNQTGEAAVELIESLLGKKLL; this is encoded by the coding sequence ATGAATAAACATGTTTCTCTGATTGGAATGCCGATGGATTTGGGACAGGCAAGGCGCGGCGTCGATATGGGGCCGAGCGCGATCCGCTACGCCCATCTCGTTGAGCGCGTGTCTGATTTAGGGTATGATATCAAGGATCTCGGCGATGTGCCGATCAACCGCGATCAGCCTAAGGGTGACAAAGGGCTGAAAAATTTAATTTCTGTGTTGGAAGGCAATCAGCAATTGGCCGGCATCGTCGACAATGTCGTCGAACAGGGCCGCTTTCCCCTCGTTCTCGGCGGAGACCACAGCATCGCCATCGGAACGCTCGCCGGCGTCGCCAAGCATTATAAACAGCTCGGTGTGATCTGGTATGACGCACACGGAGATTTAAACACGCTGGAAACGTCGCCGTCAGGCAATATCCACGGGATGCCGCTGGCGGTGAGCCTTGGTGTGGGAGATGAAAAGCTTGTCAATCTGCACGGGTATGCGCCGAAAATCAAGCCGGAACATGTCGTCATCATCGGCGCACGCTCACTTGATGAAGGAGAGCGGAAATATATCCGGGAAACGGGGATGAAAGTCTACACGATGCATGAAATTGACCGCATGGGGATGACGAAGGTCATTGAAGAAACGATCGAGTACCTGACGGCAAACTGTGACGGCATCCATTTAAGCCTTGACTTGGACGGCCTTGACCCAAGCGATGCTCCGGGAGTGGGCACACCTGTTGTCGGAGGCATCAGCTACAGGGAAAGCCATTTGGCGATGGAAATGCTTCATGATGCGGACATCATCACGTCGGCTGAGTTTGTCGAAGTCAATCCGATCTTGGATTATAAAAATCAAACCGGTGAAGCGGCCGTCGAATTGATCGAATCGCTGCTGGGAAAAAAGCTGTTGTAA